The Lutibacter sp. Hel_I_33_5 genome has a window encoding:
- a CDS encoding DEAD/DEAH box helicase encodes MQFSELIHNKSILKAIKEERFQRPTSVQEKAIPVILEKKNVIVSAQTGTGKTAAFALPIIQLLIDKQDAEKNEKRIKALVITPTRELAIQIEENFKNFTKYTNLRTTAVYGGVSLEPQKDVLKKGIDFLIATPGRLIDLQKQGAIELSHLEIFVLDEADLMLDMGFINDVKKIEKLCPSKKQTLLFSATMPEKIVELANSTLKNPVKIEIHPEETTGKNIGQLVYKLPKKNKTDLCLHLLRNTINGRIIIFRRTKFGVDKLEQTLTKNNYNVFSIHGDKTQIVRNKAIENFKNQKNSILIATDVAARGIDITNVDAIINFDIPNIPETYVHRIGRTGRAGKSGIAISFCSPDEDGYLLKIEAIIEKSIKQITDHPYPLIKPKKVKVQPNTVSKHKKGRKSAASKKKKKRWY; translated from the coding sequence ATGCAGTTTTCAGAATTAATACATAACAAATCTATTTTAAAAGCTATAAAGGAAGAACGTTTTCAGAGACCAACTTCGGTTCAAGAAAAAGCAATTCCTGTTATTTTAGAAAAGAAAAATGTTATTGTGTCTGCACAAACGGGTACAGGAAAAACTGCTGCTTTTGCTTTGCCAATTATTCAGCTTTTAATCGACAAACAAGATGCTGAAAAAAATGAGAAAAGGATTAAAGCATTGGTTATTACTCCAACGCGTGAGTTAGCAATACAAATAGAAGAAAACTTTAAAAATTTCACCAAATACACCAATTTAAGAACAACGGCAGTTTATGGTGGTGTTTCTTTAGAGCCTCAAAAAGATGTTTTAAAAAAAGGAATCGATTTTTTAATTGCAACACCTGGTAGATTAATCGACTTACAAAAGCAAGGTGCTATTGAGCTTTCTCATCTAGAAATATTTGTACTCGATGAAGCTGATTTAATGTTAGATATGGGCTTTATTAATGATGTAAAGAAAATAGAAAAACTCTGCCCTTCTAAAAAACAGACACTTTTGTTTTCTGCTACCATGCCAGAAAAAATAGTTGAACTTGCCAACAGTACGCTTAAAAATCCTGTGAAAATTGAAATTCATCCAGAAGAAACTACTGGGAAAAATATTGGTCAATTAGTATACAAACTACCAAAAAAGAATAAAACTGATTTATGTCTTCATTTATTACGAAATACCATAAATGGACGAATTATTATTTTTAGACGCACAAAATTTGGTGTCGATAAATTAGAGCAAACCCTTACTAAGAATAATTATAATGTGTTTAGTATTCATGGTGATAAAACGCAAATTGTTAGAAATAAAGCCATAGAGAATTTCAAAAATCAGAAAAACAGTATTTTAATTGCCACCGATGTTGCCGCTCGTGGAATTGATATTACCAATGTAGATGCAATTATTAATTTTGATATTCCTAACATCCCTGAAACCTATGTGCATCGAATTGGAAGAACGGGTAGAGCTGGTAAATCTGGAATTGCCATTTCTTTTTGTAGCCCAGATGAAGATGGTTATTTACTTAAAATTGAAGCGATTATCGAAAAGTCGATAAAGCAAATCACCGATCATCCTTATCCTTTAATAAAACCAAAAAAAGTAAAAGTTCAACCAAATACTGTGAGTAAACATAAAAAAGGAAGAAAATCAGCGGCTTCTAAGAAGAAAAAGAAGCGTTGGTATTAA
- a CDS encoding AraC family transcriptional regulator: protein MATPFKYEAIFENNGCFIYFKDRAPRLMSAEQNVQVNSQEAVLLKCGNHFMEILKQTDEEEVEAMIIHLYPELLKKLYANELPKTIQINECKTHSEVIVSKEVISKFIESLEFYFVNPTLINNDLLELKIKELILLLIQSKNVCSIQELISDLYSTQSVQLKNVIELHRYSNLNQEELAKLCNLSVSSFKREFKKVFNDTPNSYMTDLKLKRAKELLSITEMPINEIAYGVGFNDPLYFTRTFKKKIGSSPSEYRSAN from the coding sequence ATGGCTACTCCTTTCAAATATGAAGCTATTTTTGAAAACAATGGTTGCTTTATATATTTTAAAGATAGAGCACCAAGACTAATGTCTGCAGAACAAAATGTTCAGGTAAATAGTCAAGAAGCTGTTCTATTAAAATGTGGAAATCATTTTATGGAAATTCTAAAGCAGACAGATGAAGAAGAAGTTGAAGCTATGATAATTCATCTATATCCAGAGTTATTAAAAAAACTCTATGCAAATGAATTACCAAAAACTATACAAATTAACGAATGCAAAACTCATAGTGAAGTTATTGTTTCTAAAGAAGTTATCTCAAAGTTTATAGAATCTTTGGAATTTTATTTTGTAAACCCAACTTTAATAAACAATGATTTATTAGAATTAAAAATTAAAGAATTAATCCTATTACTAATACAATCTAAAAACGTTTGTTCTATACAAGAATTAATTTCAGATTTATATTCAACACAAAGTGTTCAGTTAAAAAATGTAATAGAATTACATCGTTATTCAAACTTAAATCAAGAAGAATTAGCAAAGCTATGCAATTTAAGTGTTTCGTCGTTTAAGAGAGAATTTAAAAAAGTCTTTAATGACACCCCTAACAGTTATATGACAGATTTAAAACTTAAAAGAGCAAAAGAGTTACTTTCTATAACAGAAATGCCTATTAATGAAATTGCTTATGGCGTTGGCTTTAACGACCCTTTATACTTTACTAGAACTTTTAAAAAGAAGATAGGAAGTTCTCCTTCAGAATATCGCTCAGCAAATTAA
- a CDS encoding nuclear transport factor 2 family protein, translating into MKRTSLLIIATFLFASFIQAQEDTLYHNSKIKNKMNIQDEKQSFKEIKEVTKALEPYIKSAKTGDGKLSRSAFFEHAHIVGSIGGTHYNMTADEFGGAVSEGGPSENIQHHIAWIDISGPAAAAKVEFIDWSGLRFTDFFVLYKKDGEWKISGKVYDSHSNN; encoded by the coding sequence ATGAAAAGAACATCCTTACTAATAATCGCAACTTTTCTTTTTGCTTCTTTTATTCAAGCACAAGAAGACACATTATATCATAATTCTAAAATTAAAAACAAAATGAATATTCAAGACGAAAAACAAAGTTTCAAAGAAATTAAAGAAGTTACAAAAGCATTAGAGCCGTATATTAAAAGTGCAAAGACTGGTGATGGAAAACTAAGTAGATCTGCATTTTTTGAACACGCTCATATCGTGGGATCTATTGGAGGAACTCATTATAACATGACAGCAGACGAATTTGGTGGAGCAGTTAGTGAAGGTGGTCCTTCAGAAAACATTCAACATCATATTGCATGGATAGATATTTCTGGTCCAGCAGCAGCAGCAAAAGTTGAATTTATAGATTGGAGTGGATTACGCTTTACAGATTTCTTTGTACTATACAAGAAAGATGGTGAATGGAAAATTAGTGGAAAAGTTTACGATTCACATTCAAATAATTGA
- a CDS encoding MIP/aquaporin family protein — translation MKRYISEFIGTFSMIFCGTGAMTINEVTVGDVTHVGIAITWGLIVMAMIYAFGETSGAHFNPAVSIAFAYAKKFSWKEVPKYILAQVLGAILASLILWFLFPASEKLGATIPTVDVWRAFVLEFLLTFFLMVTIINVSTGSKEIGVVAGIAIGAVVLLEAMFAGPITNASMNPARSFAPAIVSGNLQHLWMYITAPILGALLAVVSCKLVKDDNCCEDENC, via the coding sequence ATGAAAAGATATATTTCTGAATTTATCGGTACATTTTCCATGATTTTTTGTGGAACAGGCGCTATGACCATTAACGAAGTTACAGTCGGAGATGTAACCCATGTGGGTATTGCTATTACTTGGGGATTAATAGTGATGGCAATGATTTATGCTTTTGGAGAAACTTCTGGAGCACATTTTAATCCTGCCGTTTCTATTGCATTTGCATATGCAAAAAAGTTTTCGTGGAAAGAAGTGCCAAAATATATTTTAGCACAAGTTTTAGGAGCAATTTTAGCGAGTTTAATCTTGTGGTTTTTATTTCCAGCTAGCGAAAAGTTAGGGGCAACCATACCAACTGTTGATGTTTGGCGTGCGTTTGTATTAGAGTTTTTACTCACATTTTTCTTAATGGTTACTATTATAAACGTCTCTACAGGAAGTAAAGAAATAGGTGTTGTTGCTGGTATTGCAATTGGAGCTGTGGTTCTATTAGAAGCTATGTTTGCAGGGCCAATAACAAATGCGTCTATGAATCCTGCACGTTCTTTTGCTCCGGCAATTGTTTCTGGAAACTTACAGCATTTATGGATGTATATTACTGCGCCAATTTTAGGTGCATTGTTAGCTGTGGTTTCGTGTAAATTAGTAAAAGACGATAACTGTTGCGAAGATGAAAACTGTTAG
- the gldG gene encoding gliding motility-associated ABC transporter substrate-binding protein GldG, whose product MSKKLKHIIFLCFGLIVLNFLNQSFYTRFDLTKDKRYTLSEVTKSIINKVDKNIYINIYLEGDFPSEFKRLQVETLQYLEELKAENNNINFRFINPDNQREKLIKKGMMPSQLTVEEDGKLSEAIIFPWAEINYKTRTEIVSLLPTAIVTSQEEQLQKAIENLEYSFSNAIHKINQKNRKRVAVITGNGQLQDIHLYSFLSEVAKKYRLAKFTLDSVAKNPKKVLQDLTSFDLAIIAKPTQKFTSEEKFTLDQYITNGGKSLWMIDQVQADLDSLYGGGKMLAYPRDLNLTDLLFTYGVRINSKLIKDLYAAKIPLATGNVGNQTQFQNLDWFYNPLVGGNPNHAITKNISPVRLQFANQIDTLKNNIKKTPLLVSSVLTQQVGVPRFIELQSVAKEPKEEDYKSGNQLFAVLLEGEFNSAFKNRIKPYNTSLFKEKSNQNKMVVISDGDIAKNQILKGKPHDLSIDKWTKQQFGNKDFLLNTVDYLLDDSGLINLRNKTLQINILDKQKAFKERTFWQFINVILPLILLFIFGIVFNYLRKKKYR is encoded by the coding sequence ATGAGTAAAAAGCTAAAACATATTATTTTTCTGTGTTTTGGATTGATTGTTTTAAACTTCTTAAATCAATCTTTTTACACGCGTTTTGATTTAACAAAAGATAAACGTTATACGTTGTCGGAAGTTACAAAGTCAATTATAAATAAGGTTGATAAAAACATCTATATAAATATTTATTTAGAAGGTGATTTTCCTTCAGAATTTAAACGTTTACAGGTAGAAACACTTCAATATTTAGAAGAGTTAAAAGCTGAAAATAACAATATTAATTTTAGATTTATTAATCCTGATAATCAACGAGAAAAATTAATTAAAAAAGGAATGATGCCAAGTCAATTAACTGTCGAAGAAGACGGTAAATTATCGGAAGCAATTATTTTTCCTTGGGCAGAAATCAACTATAAAACAAGAACAGAAATTGTTTCATTATTGCCAACAGCAATTGTAACATCGCAAGAAGAACAATTACAAAAAGCTATTGAAAATTTAGAATATAGTTTTAGTAATGCTATTCATAAAATCAATCAAAAAAACAGAAAAAGAGTTGCTGTAATTACTGGAAACGGACAATTGCAAGACATTCATTTATACAGTTTTTTAAGTGAAGTTGCTAAGAAATACAGATTGGCAAAATTCACTTTAGATTCTGTTGCTAAAAACCCGAAGAAAGTTTTGCAAGATTTAACTTCTTTTGATTTAGCAATTATTGCAAAACCTACTCAAAAATTTACATCCGAAGAAAAATTCACCTTAGATCAATACATTACAAATGGAGGAAAATCTCTTTGGATGATTGATCAAGTTCAAGCAGATTTAGACAGCTTGTATGGTGGTGGAAAAATGTTAGCATATCCAAGAGATTTAAATCTAACCGACTTATTATTTACATATGGTGTTAGAATAAATTCTAAATTGATAAAAGATTTATATGCTGCAAAAATACCATTAGCAACAGGAAATGTAGGAAATCAAACGCAGTTTCAAAATTTGGATTGGTTTTACAATCCGTTGGTTGGCGGAAATCCAAATCATGCGATAACCAAAAACATTTCTCCAGTTCGATTACAATTTGCAAATCAGATTGATACTTTAAAAAACAACATCAAAAAAACGCCTTTATTAGTAAGTTCTGTTTTAACGCAGCAAGTTGGTGTTCCTCGTTTTATAGAATTACAAAGTGTTGCAAAAGAACCAAAAGAAGAAGATTATAAAAGCGGAAATCAATTATTTGCAGTTTTATTAGAAGGTGAATTTAACTCAGCGTTTAAAAACAGAATCAAACCTTATAATACGTCACTTTTTAAAGAGAAATCGAATCAAAATAAAATGGTTGTTATTTCTGATGGTGATATTGCTAAAAATCAGATTTTAAAAGGAAAACCACACGATTTATCTATTGATAAATGGACAAAACAACAATTCGGAAATAAAGACTTTTTACTAAACACTGTTGATTATTTATTAGACGATTCTGGATTAATCAACTTAAGAAATAAAACACTTCAAATAAATATTCTAGATAAACAAAAAGCATTTAAAGAACGAACTTTTTGGCAGTTTATAAATGTAATTCTACCACTAATATTATTGTTTATTTTCGGAATTGTTTTTAATTATTTGAGGAAAAAGAAGTATCGTTAG
- a CDS encoding putative quinol monooxygenase, which yields MFVRIVKMSFHSKHIEKFRAIFNEKKEFIRKSNGCTLLELHQDKTNPEIFFTYSYWEDEQDLENYRNSELFKSVWAKTKVLFNDKPQAWSVDKLTSLD from the coding sequence ATGTTTGTACGAATTGTAAAAATGAGTTTTCATTCAAAACATATAGAAAAGTTTCGTGCAATCTTTAATGAGAAAAAAGAGTTTATTAGAAAAAGTAACGGATGTACCTTATTAGAATTACATCAAGATAAAACCAATCCTGAAATATTTTTTACGTATTCTTATTGGGAAGATGAACAAGATTTGGAAAACTATAGGAATTCTGAATTATTTAAAAGTGTTTGGGCAAAAACAAAGGTTTTATTTAATGATAAACCGCAAGCTTGGAGTGTTGATAAACTAACTTCATTAGACTAA
- a CDS encoding S-adenosyl-l-methionine hydroxide adenosyltransferase family protein — translation MSFITLTTDFGTKDHFVGAVKGAIYSELPEAKVVDITHHISPFNITETAYILKNSYKSFPEGTIHIVGVDSEISEDNKHIAIELDGHYFVCPDNGLISMIASEINPTKIVEINIHDRIESSFPVLDVFVQVACFIARGGSLDVIGKEIPSYKKMVEIQPKVNQTQNQIIGGVIYIDNYGNVISNISKKMFQEIGKGRNYKVTARSYSFSKIHGKYNEIVAVDAKDLRQYDGNKLAIFNSAGFLEIAIYRSNLKTVGGASSLLGLDYRDTIAVEFLNTKTPEFTTIS, via the coding sequence ATGTCTTTTATTACATTAACTACTGATTTTGGAACTAAAGACCACTTTGTGGGTGCTGTAAAAGGTGCAATTTATTCTGAATTGCCCGAAGCAAAAGTTGTTGATATCACCCATCATATTTCCCCTTTTAACATTACTGAAACTGCTTATATTTTAAAGAATTCATATAAAAGTTTTCCTGAAGGAACGATACATATCGTTGGTGTAGATTCAGAAATTAGTGAAGACAATAAACATATTGCTATAGAACTTGACGGACATTATTTTGTTTGTCCTGATAATGGATTAATCTCCATGATTGCATCAGAAATTAATCCAACAAAAATTGTGGAAATTAATATTCATGATAGAATTGAATCTAGTTTTCCTGTTTTAGATGTTTTTGTGCAAGTTGCTTGTTTTATTGCTCGTGGCGGAAGCTTGGATGTGATTGGTAAAGAAATTCCTTCGTATAAAAAAATGGTTGAGATTCAGCCAAAAGTAAATCAAACTCAAAATCAGATTATTGGAGGTGTTATTTATATTGATAATTACGGAAATGTGATAAGTAACATTAGTAAGAAAATGTTTCAAGAAATTGGTAAAGGTCGTAATTATAAAGTAACAGCTCGAAGTTATTCTTTTTCAAAAATTCATGGAAAATACAACGAAATTGTTGCTGTAGATGCTAAAGATTTACGTCAATATGATGGAAATAAATTGGCTATTTTTAATTCTGCTGGATTTTTAGAAATTGCTATTTATAGAAGTAATTTAAAAACAGTTGGTGGCGCTTCTTCTTTATTAGGATTGGATTATAGAGATACTATTGCAGTTGAGTTTTTAAACACAAAAACTCCAGAATTCACAACAATAAGTTAG
- a CDS encoding NAD(P)H-dependent oxidoreductase, translating into MGKTLVIVTHPKLGTSKINKRWIEELNKYPESIVIHDIHKKYPDLEINVKREQELLESVDKIVLQFPFYWFNCPPFLKKWIDEVLSHGWAYGKNSGYKLAGKKFALAITAGIKEEDYKASGRYDFTLEELTRPFEVTFKYVKANYKPLYAFYGEEHSPTQIEIENNAKNYINFIENLNIS; encoded by the coding sequence ATGGGAAAAACATTGGTAATAGTAACGCATCCAAAACTTGGTACATCTAAAATAAATAAGCGATGGATTGAAGAGCTAAATAAATACCCAGAAAGTATTGTTATTCACGATATTCACAAAAAATATCCAGATTTAGAGATAAACGTTAAAAGAGAACAAGAGTTATTAGAATCTGTAGATAAGATTGTACTTCAATTTCCTTTTTATTGGTTTAACTGCCCACCTTTTCTTAAAAAATGGATAGACGAGGTTTTATCTCACGGTTGGGCTTATGGTAAAAATAGCGGCTATAAACTTGCTGGAAAAAAATTTGCTTTAGCCATAACTGCAGGTATTAAAGAAGAGGACTACAAAGCTTCTGGTAGATATGATTTTACATTAGAAGAACTAACAAGACCCTTTGAAGTTACTTTTAAATATGTGAAAGCAAATTACAAACCATTGTATGCTTTTTATGGAGAAGAGCACAGTCCTACCCAAATAGAGATAGAAAACAACGCAAAAAACTACATCAATTTTATAGAAAATTTAAACATATCATAA
- the gldF gene encoding gliding motility-associated ABC transporter permease subunit GldF, with protein sequence MYPILKKEFNSFFASPIGYLVISVFLLLNGLFLWIFKDEFNILNAGFADLNPFFFLAPWVFLFLIPAITMKSFAEEFNAGTIEILKTKPITDWQIVFGKFSAFLLLIIVALLPTLTYVFTIYQLGTPVGNLDIGSTIGAYIGLLFLAATYTAIGLFTSTLSKNQIVAFILGIFITFILYYGFEAISSSFGNKGFAFQQFGIKEHFKSISRGVIDTRDILYFVSITFFFLFITKQQLSNE encoded by the coding sequence ATGTATCCAATATTAAAAAAAGAATTTAACTCGTTTTTCGCTTCCCCAATCGGGTATTTAGTGATTAGTGTTTTCTTGCTTTTAAACGGATTATTCCTTTGGATTTTTAAAGATGAGTTCAATATTTTAAATGCTGGTTTTGCCGATTTAAATCCTTTTTTCTTTTTAGCGCCTTGGGTATTTTTATTTTTAATTCCTGCTATAACAATGAAAAGTTTTGCAGAAGAATTTAATGCTGGAACCATCGAAATCTTAAAAACAAAACCAATTACTGATTGGCAAATAGTATTTGGAAAATTCTCTGCTTTTCTCCTACTGATTATTGTGGCACTTTTACCAACATTAACCTATGTATTCACTATTTATCAATTAGGAACTCCTGTCGGTAATTTAGACATTGGCAGTACGATTGGCGCATATATCGGTTTGTTATTTTTAGCAGCAACATATACAGCTATCGGATTGTTTACTTCTACACTTTCTAAAAACCAAATTGTTGCATTTATTCTAGGAATTTTTATCACGTTTATTTTATACTACGGATTTGAAGCAATTTCAAGTTCTTTTGGAAATAAAGGTTTTGCCTTTCAACAATTCGGAATTAAAGAACATTTTAAAAGTATTTCTAGAGGTGTTATAGACACTAGAGATATCCTATATTTTGTATCGATCACTTTCTTCTTTTTATTCATTACTAAACAACAATTAAGCAATGAGTAA
- a CDS encoding DUF2911 domain-containing protein — MKKILLSLFVVAISFSANAQIKTPAPSPSSKMEQAVGLTDVTLEYSRPGMKGRTIFGDLVPYGKLWRTGANANTKVTFSTDVTVGGKELKKGTYAIYTKPGASSWDVIFYSDASNWGTPRKWDDAKVAAEVKVDVIPMPMDIETFTMTFDDLTNSSAVIGILWEKAYVGIKFETPTDAMVSKGIKKVMNGPADSDFYSAAVYYLQSGKDIKQAQEWIDKAVAMNSAKPKFWYLRQQSLIHAKAGNKKGAIKAAKASLMHAEKEGNAGYVKMNKASLKEWGAM; from the coding sequence ATGAAAAAAATACTATTAAGCTTATTTGTAGTTGCAATTTCTTTTTCTGCAAATGCACAAATTAAAACACCAGCCCCAAGTCCTTCTTCTAAAATGGAACAAGCAGTTGGTTTAACTGATGTTACTTTAGAATACTCTAGACCAGGAATGAAAGGAAGAACTATTTTTGGTGATTTAGTTCCTTATGGTAAATTATGGAGAACAGGTGCGAACGCCAATACTAAAGTTACATTTTCTACAGATGTTACTGTTGGCGGAAAAGAATTGAAAAAAGGAACCTATGCAATTTATACAAAACCTGGAGCTTCTTCATGGGATGTAATCTTTTATTCTGATGCTTCTAACTGGGGAACGCCTAGAAAATGGGATGATGCTAAAGTAGCTGCAGAAGTTAAAGTTGATGTAATTCCTATGCCTATGGATATTGAAACATTCACCATGACTTTTGATGATTTAACCAATAGTTCTGCTGTAATCGGGATTCTTTGGGAGAAAGCCTATGTAGGTATAAAGTTTGAAACTCCGACTGACGCAATGGTTTCTAAAGGAATTAAAAAAGTTATGAATGGCCCTGCGGATTCAGATTTTTATTCAGCGGCAGTTTATTATTTACAATCTGGAAAAGATATTAAGCAAGCACAAGAATGGATTGATAAGGCAGTTGCAATGAATTCTGCAAAGCCTAAGTTTTGGTATTTACGTCAGCAATCTTTAATTCACGCAAAAGCTGGAAACAAGAAAGGCGCTATTAAAGCCGCTAAGGCTTCGTTAATGCATGCTGAAAAAGAAGGAAATGCTGGTTATGTAAAAATGAACAAAGCATCTTTAAAAGAATGGGGAGCAATGTAA
- a CDS encoding Gfo/Idh/MocA family protein: protein MKSNKTIKWGIIGLGKIAHQFATDLAKVTNAELYAVASRTQEKADNFSQKFNPEVGYDSYEKLVRDPQVDAIYIATPHSLHKGNTLLCLQNKKAVLCEKPFAMNLQEVEEMITIAKENDVLLMEALWTHFLPHYNYVLELLKSEKFGSIKKLEADFGFKLAFDLNNRLFNKEVGGGSLLDIGIYPIFAALSTLGNPDSINANATFFENKADSSCDIVFNYKDAKAVLKSTLLEETKTEAIFTLTNAIVKVNSRFHEPSTVTIITDGKEETLDFGYNTIGYSYEIEHFNQLLRDGKKESDIMTFDFSKNLIKTLDTVRKIIGLEY from the coding sequence ATGAAATCGAATAAAACAATTAAATGGGGAATAATTGGCCTTGGGAAAATTGCACATCAATTTGCTACGGACTTAGCAAAAGTAACTAATGCTGAATTATATGCAGTAGCTTCTAGAACTCAAGAAAAAGCAGATAATTTTTCTCAAAAATTTAACCCTGAAGTTGGGTATGATTCTTATGAGAAACTAGTAAGAGATCCACAAGTAGATGCAATTTATATTGCTACACCGCATAGTCTTCATAAAGGAAATACACTTCTTTGTTTACAAAACAAAAAAGCTGTTTTATGTGAAAAACCTTTTGCAATGAATTTGCAAGAGGTTGAAGAAATGATTACAATCGCCAAAGAAAACGATGTGCTTTTAATGGAAGCATTGTGGACACATTTTTTACCTCATTACAACTATGTTTTAGAACTATTAAAAAGTGAAAAATTTGGAAGTATTAAAAAACTAGAAGCAGATTTTGGTTTTAAGTTAGCTTTTGATTTAAATAATAGACTTTTTAATAAAGAAGTTGGTGGAGGTAGTTTATTAGATATTGGAATTTATCCAATTTTCGCAGCCTTATCAACTTTAGGAAACCCTGATTCGATAAATGCCAATGCTACTTTTTTTGAAAATAAAGCAGACTCAAGTTGCGATATTGTTTTTAATTATAAAGATGCTAAAGCTGTCTTAAAAAGTACATTGCTAGAAGAAACAAAAACCGAAGCTATTTTTACTTTAACTAATGCTATTGTAAAAGTAAATTCACGTTTTCATGAACCATCAACAGTAACAATAATTACTGATGGAAAAGAAGAAACGTTAGATTTTGGCTATAATACAATTGGTTATAGTTATGAAATTGAACATTTCAATCAGCTTTTAAGAGATGGTAAAAAAGAAAGTGATATTATGACTTTCGATTTTTCGAAAAACTTAATTAAAACTTTAGATACAGTAAGGAAAATTATCGGATTGGAATATTAG
- a CDS encoding NAD(P)H-binding protein — protein sequence MKTVSILGCGWLGKPLAISLLNDGYKVKGSTTTEEKLELLEVNNIEPYIVDISEFEEFDNFLHADILIIAITSKDIDGFENLISQIQESSIQKVIFISSTSVYGRINKVMTEEDETLETPLAQIENLFRENTFFDTTIIRFAGLFGDERHPCNWFKNGRKIPQPKGFVNMIHKEDCINIIHEIIDQNCWNQTFNACSNHHPTRREFYTLAKVSNDFEVPEFEDNAVYQWKIISSKKVQEVLGYTFIHDNLLSI from the coding sequence ATGAAAACTGTTAGTATTCTTGGTTGCGGTTGGTTAGGAAAACCATTGGCAATCTCTTTATTAAATGATGGTTATAAAGTAAAAGGTTCTACTACAACTGAAGAAAAATTGGAACTTTTAGAAGTCAATAATATAGAGCCATATATAGTTGATATTAGTGAGTTTGAAGAGTTTGATAATTTTTTACATGCTGATATTTTAATTATTGCCATTACTTCAAAAGACATAGATGGATTCGAGAATCTAATTTCTCAAATACAAGAATCTTCTATCCAAAAAGTGATATTTATTAGTTCAACTTCTGTATATGGAAGAATTAATAAGGTGATGACTGAGGAAGATGAAACCTTAGAGACTCCATTAGCTCAAATTGAAAACCTATTTAGAGAAAATACGTTTTTTGATACGACTATTATTCGATTTGCTGGTTTATTTGGTGATGAAAGACATCCTTGTAATTGGTTTAAAAACGGACGAAAAATACCGCAACCAAAAGGTTTTGTAAATATGATTCATAAAGAAGATTGTATTAACATCATTCATGAGATTATTGATCAAAATTGTTGGAATCAAACTTTTAATGCGTGTTCTAATCATCATCCAACGAGAAGAGAGTTTTATACCTTAGCAAAGGTTAGTAACGATTTCGAAGTTCCAGAATTTGAAGATAATGCTGTTTATCAATGGAAAATTATTAGTTCTAAAAAAGTACAAGAAGTTTTAGGTTATACTTTTATTCACGATAATTTACTTTCTATTTAG
- a CDS encoding GNAT family N-acetyltransferase yields the protein MYFDFTTFPNLESQRLKYRELGFDDIEAVYSLRSNKIINALITRKIPDNLEDAKDFISVCLQEFKKGNRIFWAMELNKKVIGTIVYHRISLENKYAEIGYELDPSFHQKGLMSEAMKTVLDFGFNKMKLKTIEAFTHKNNTASKALLKKHNFVFQPERKDIGFDHNRIWKLEKS from the coding sequence ATGTATTTTGATTTTACAACTTTTCCTAACCTAGAAAGCCAACGATTAAAATATAGAGAATTAGGTTTTGATGATATTGAAGCTGTTTATAGTTTACGATCGAACAAAATAATTAATGCATTAATTACTAGAAAAATTCCTGATAATCTGGAAGATGCAAAAGATTTTATTTCAGTTTGTCTTCAAGAATTTAAAAAAGGGAATCGTATTTTTTGGGCCATGGAACTTAATAAAAAAGTAATTGGAACTATCGTTTATCATAGAATTTCGTTAGAAAATAAATATGCAGAAATAGGTTATGAATTAGATCCTAGCTTTCATCAAAAAGGATTGATGTCTGAAGCTATGAAAACAGTTTTAGATTTTGGTTTTAACAAAATGAAATTAAAAACGATAGAAGCTTTTACTCATAAAAATAATACTGCTTCTAAAGCGTTGTTAAAGAAACACAATTTTGTTTTTCAACCCGAAAGAAAAGATATAGGTTTCGATCATAATAGAATTTGGAAATTAGAAAAATCATAA